In a genomic window of Caldilineales bacterium:
- a CDS encoding DUF126 domain-containing protein, with the protein MGRVIHATPVVPAPAAGLALVAHEPLSFWGGYDYHTGEIIDRRHPLSGQIAAGRVLALPFTRGSSTTAAVLLEAVRAGTAPAALLTTGVDTFFALASIVADVMYSLPIPVFALHPADFASLRTGDHLRITPAGEIEITTATSAGA; encoded by the coding sequence ATGGGCCGAGTGATCCACGCCACGCCCGTCGTCCCCGCCCCGGCTGCCGGTCTCGCCCTTGTCGCCCACGAGCCTCTCTCCTTCTGGGGCGGCTACGACTACCACACCGGCGAAATCATCGACCGCCGCCACCCGCTTTCCGGCCAGATAGCCGCCGGTCGCGTCCTGGCCTTGCCCTTCACCCGCGGCTCTTCCACCACCGCCGCCGTTCTGTTGGAGGCCGTCCGCGCCGGCACTGCCCCCGCCGCCCTCCTCACCACCGGCGTCGACACCTTCTTCGCCCTGGCCTCCATCGTCGCCGATGTGATGTACAGCCTGCCCATCCCCGTCTTCGCCCTCCACCCGGCCGACTTCGCCAGCCTGCGCACCGGCGACCACCTGCGCATCACCCCCGCTGGCGAGATCGAAATCACAACCGCAACCAGCGCCGGCGCATGA
- a CDS encoding sulfite exporter TauE/SafE family protein: protein MTTALLLASVFFAAILQTLSGFGFALIVMPFAIFILGVRTASPVVALVALMLSALNSLRFRGALDRRELARLTLVAACGVPLGVWALGRIDERPVKAILGLVLVAYALYSLFVLWRRLQVRPLAKWWAYPLGFLAGCLGGAYNTSGPPVILYGSMRQWPHNTFRSVLQTFFFLTGALTVTTHFLARHFTASVLTYALLAAPVALAGNLLGSHLDRRFSPQAFRLLSLALLLVLGLSLLAA, encoded by the coding sequence ATGACCACTGCCCTTCTCCTGGCCAGCGTCTTCTTCGCCGCCATCCTGCAAACACTGTCTGGCTTTGGCTTTGCCCTCATCGTCATGCCCTTCGCCATCTTCATCCTGGGCGTGCGCACAGCCTCGCCGGTGGTGGCCCTGGTCGCGCTCATGCTCAGCGCCCTCAACTCGCTGCGCTTCCGCGGCGCCCTCGACCGCCGCGAACTGGCCCGCCTGACGCTGGTCGCTGCGTGCGGCGTGCCTTTGGGCGTGTGGGCGTTGGGGCGCATCGACGAACGCCCGGTCAAGGCCATCCTGGGCCTCGTCTTGGTCGCCTACGCTCTCTACTCCCTCTTTGTCCTCTGGCGACGGCTGCAAGTGCGCCCCCTGGCCAAGTGGTGGGCCTACCCGCTCGGCTTCCTGGCCGGATGCCTGGGCGGGGCCTACAACACCTCTGGGCCGCCGGTCATCCTCTACGGCTCGATGCGCCAGTGGCCGCACAACACCTTTCGCTCTGTCCTCCAGACCTTCTTCTTCCTCACCGGCGCCCTGACCGTCACCACCCACTTCCTCGCCCGGCATTTCACCGCCTCCGTCTTGACTTACGCCCTGCTAGCGGCCCCCGTTGCCCTGGCTGGCAACCTGCTTGGCTCCCATCTCGACCGCCGCTTCAGCCCGCAAGCCTTCCGCCTCCTCTCCCTTGCCCTCCTCCTCGTCCTCGGCCTCTCCCTCCTAGCGGCCTGA